In Primulina huaijiensis isolate GDHJ02 chromosome 4, ASM1229523v2, whole genome shotgun sequence, the DNA window AAAATGGCGGTCCAGAACCGGAACGGTGCGGCGGAGTACTTGCCGGAAGTCGGGATTCCCACCGGATTGAACAGAATCAAGACTCGGAGGATCGTGTCTCGTGAGAGGGTGAGTTCGGGAGCTGAGGATTCGGATCAGTACAGTGAGTCTCCATCCGCTGGAGCTTCGATTTCTAGGACGTTTAGGAAGCAGAGACCTAAGGTTGTCGATAAAGGGCTCGTGAAATTCTTTCATCCTAAAGAAGGTtcggatttttttatttttatatttattttgatttttcgcATGTGTGGAAcgtgattttaatttttattccgTTTTTGTAAGTTTAGCGATCTTTTTcccatgtttttttatttttttttaccatgttTGCCTTAATTTGGGATTTGCGTttgaagattgaatttttttgaGATGAAGACCAGACTCTATTTGGTATTCTTTGTGTAATTAACTAATAGTTTATCTACATTCAGTGTATTGTTGCATCAATTATCATTGAGAAATTTGATTCGTACTGttactattattttataatcTTGTTTGGTAAGTGATGATGAGGTCCAAGGACTCATGGCTGTAGCAATCAAAATGTTAGATTTGAGGTAGTGGGTTGTTCCATTTGAATTATAATAACACAACTTGCTCTTTATGGGACTGTTTTCTTATTGGGATTATTGCCGTTGCTGACctcatttgatttttttttttgcgatgAATTTTCGCTGTCTTTGATTTTTAAGTTCACATTACACAAGACAGTGGTACTGTTTTTGACTTGTCAGTGTAGAAGTGGGATACACTTTTTCAAATCTGGTGCTAGGACACTGGGAGTTAATCAGTTATGAGtcgaaaatgaataaaacttttAGGATTCTGATGATATATAAGGGGTTTGTAAAGTGGGTGCCCATAGAAAAAAGTGAAGTAAGCAAGTGTCTTTTAAATGCACATGACTAAGACAATTTGCCCTCATTCACCATAAAAGCAGAGATAAAAGTTGAGGTGAGATAATTGTCTTAAACTAAAGCTGTGTACAAATTCAGGCAATCTGCCTTGTGCGATTCTCATTTAATGAGATTACACCAAATCAGATATTGGATATGAATGTAATCAAgctacaaaaatcacatttacaATTATTGAGATCTTAAAATTGTAGGCATTGAAATTATGTTTAAATGAGGAAAATAGACTGCATACCTCATAGTTCTCCAAAGTCTTTCTCCctaactctctctctctctcctctctctctctctctctctctctcacacacacacacacacacacacacacacgcacacgtGCATTCATGCGATTGTCTGTATGCATGCATTAGAGCTAATCCAATCTTCTTACTGAATTCTTCAATAGAAAAACAATTTACCTGAAATTACTTTGGGGCCAGGATTCCAGAAAGGAAGGAAGATAGCTCGGTGGTTCACTTCGTCCTTGTTTAAGGATCCTGACCAAACTTTGGGTGATTTTACAAGGACCAAGGTGAGGCATTAGGAGAATGATATGGGTTTGCAAGAAgaagttttttgttttttttccctttctaGTTGGCACTGAATTGCTCATACATGCAACAAATCTGACAGTCCACATCAGCTTGCAACATGCCCGACAAAGAAATGATCAGAAGAAAATTTCACAAGGGGCAGAAGAATTCTTCTAAAAAAGAGTTTTCACTTGGAAACACAGAAACAGAAAGAGTACCTAAAGGTTTAAAAAGTTTTTCACATGAATTGGGTCCGACGGGCAGCATTCACTCCGTGAATCCAAGGGCTCATAGTTTCAATGATTTGAAGGTACATATAACATTAATTTCAATGTTTTTTGTTCTGATTTATTGTTTTGTGCTTATTAGGATAGCCAAAGTTATTTCCTTCTTGTCAAATTGAGCCTATACGGTATTTTCGGTAAAATAACTACTTTGACTTCTGGATACTATTGACTGTCTATACTGTTGTCAGTGTGATACTTTTTTGTGTTTATAATTTCAACGATATTTATTGTCCTTTTGCATGACATTTAGGAGCTCTTGGGATCACTTCACTCGAGATTTGATACTGCAAAACAAGTTGTGGACATTGAGTTGGGATTTTTTTTGCGAGAAATGCATGATATCCTGCAAAAATCTGATTTTGTAACACTGGGTGAATATAAAATGGCAGAGGAACTTTCTGGTCTTGCTCAACAATGTGTTGATATGAGTTCGATAGACTTTCGTACTAAATGTGAAGCGATTGTCCAAGATTTGACTGAAAAGAGACTGAAATGTGAAGCAGAACCACTAAAAGTGCTATTCACACGCATCCTTTTTATATTGACTCGGTGCACAAGGTTGTTGCATTTTGATACAGATGATGGTTCGGTCCATGAGAGATCACTCGACAAAGTCATGGAATGTTTAGAGAGGATCCCGTCTGTTGACAAGAGTTGGGTTGCAAATAGAGGATTTGAAGATTCTGATGCTGGCAATGTTTTGAAGTTGAAGGGTGGTGCTAAGCATAAGTTACGGGGAAAAGCTCAAACTGGCGTTCCTTCTTGGGTAATTGACGGCAGCTCTGAGTTGCCTCTTCACGAGGAGGAACCTCATTTAGGAACGAATTACATTCCCGTTGGTAAAAATACACCTCCTTCAAATTTTCAGCCTGATCTTCTTTCAGTTGTTAACAAATTCCATGGCGTGGATGGTGGGTGTCAAATAAACCGGGAGCACGAGAACTTGTTAGAGGATTCTAATCTAGTGATATGCCGAATATGTGAAGAGCTAGTTCCTTCTTTTCATTTGGAGCCTCATTCCTATGTATGTGCTTATGCTGATAAATGTGTTTCAAAACGTTTAGATGTTGATGACCGTCTCTTTAAGCTTGCTGAGTTACTAGAACACTTGTTAGAACTGCGCAATTCTAGCAATCATGAAACTCATGTAAACCCAGATATTTTGAGGTTGCAGGCTGCAAAATttccagcaacatcagaaaGTAATTCACCAAAGTGCAGTGAGTGGCGAAGTAAAGGTATGGATGGAATGCTGGAGGATCTGCATGAGATGGATACTGCCTGCATTGAAGATTCTCATCTAGCAAACTCAGTGAACTTGAAGAGCCACTTGGGAAAATTTGTAAACCAATGTGGCCCTCCATCCTCAAATGGAAGCATGACATCAGCATCATCCACAAACAGTCCTAGGGCaagtaattttgaatttttttggatAGATCAAAATAACTTGTCCGAACAAGACGACTTGCAACAGGTTTGTCTTCCTCAGCCAATCTTTTGCTGTTTAAAGAATGCTGATAAAGAGTAGATGCCTAAATGATGAACAATTTATGCTGAAGTTTTCAGAATATAATAAGTTATAGCGGGTGTAGAATTTGAAAGAATTAACATTTTTTCCCCTATTGAATTATAATTCACGTAAGAACACCACAGGATTTTGGCTAGGTTTAGCACAGAGAGAACAGGACACAAATCGCCCTACGATAGACATTGATATCACAAGAAATTATCTTACAgcttatttttaatgtttgctACAGGATAAGCCAAAGCTGGAGCACATACATCATTGTAGTCTGAACTCTGGAAAATGATTTGTGTCGATTCATTCTTGCAGCGCTTGGGCACATGCTGTTAGGTCTTTCATTTAGGAAAATATGGATAAAATGGACAAAGTAATGCTTATATAGAAGGGCTTTCATCCCACTACCTCCTCaagaattttatcaaataatggGGGATCAGGCTGTAACCAACAAAAGTATCAAATCTTAATGTTCCTTATGAAGCCCAGCTGTTCTAGATCAGATGAGATCTATGTACTTGGTCTTTTCTCACCATATGGATTTATGCTACCATTCTTGTGAATTAAAGTCTTATGCCTAGGTTAATTTGTGTGGTCATTTGATTCTTTCAGGGGCATCAATCCTCTATGAAAGGCAATATTGCGGAACTGGTTGTAAGGCTAGATGTTTGTATACAAAAGAAATGATAAAGATATTTTCCTTTGGTTGTTTTTATTGTGCTCTAATAGGAAGATATATTTTACATGTTTCTTAATTACACACGTCCTTAATTTTCTTGCTCACCTGAATCATAATTAATTGGTTTTTCATCATTCATTCTAGATATGTGAATTTTTTAAGGGATGTCTTTTATTTTAATACCTGATCATTTTCCTTTTAATGAATGAACGTGACATACATTAGAGATACAATTTATGTATGAATTTAATCTAAATAACAATTTATCCTGGAATGCTTGTACAATTATACTTCATCGTTTTGTTTTCAGATAATTGACCTGGCTGATATTGCCCGGTGTGTGGCTGAGACTGATCTTTCAGAAGAAGGATCCcatgagtttttacttgattgtatGCAAGACCTACAGGACATTTTGCTACATTCTAAGCATAAGGCTCTTTTGGTGGATACATTTGGTAGCCGAATTGAAAGCCTTCTGAGGTAGTATGTTTGACAGGATAACTGAGACTACAGGATTAACATTAATGTGTGCTGCAGTAACCAGCATTTGTTTCCTTGATATGCAGGGAGAAATACATTCTTGCTTGCAACCTAGTGGACGATGCTAATGGTGTACCACATCCAGAAAGCTCCAGATCATTGTTTGATAGTACATCTCAGAGTAGTACAACATCTACTCCTTCACATAGGACGCATAAAGAACGTATTAGTATAgatgattttgatattatcaaacctATCAGCAGAGGAGCTTATGGCAAAGTATTTTTGGCTCGAAAGCGAACTACTGGGGATCTATTTGCTATCAAGGTATATGGTTTAGATGATAACCTTCTAATGCTGCAGATGATAACTCAGTAAATCCATGCTCACACCATTAAGCAGCAAATTGGGGGAGATTATACCTTGTCATTATAATTTATGGGTTGCCTGACTATATTTGATTGATAGTAATTTGTGAAATACTTGTGTAATGCTTGTATGAAGTATGGCAACCAGCCTAAAAGCTAAATAGGTGTACCTTTGAGCCTGCATTGTAGCTGAGAGAAACTTCAAAACACCGTGTCTTTGTTCATTCAAAAGCCCGTTGCTCTTTGTCCTCTCGTCTTTCTAAATTTTAGCACTGGCAACCGTTACCAGTCTTTGCACGGTTCTTTTGGAAAAGGGGTTTAATCAATTGCAAATTATGATTTGGTATTATCTAGTAAATGTTTTAAGCTCACATTTCCTGTTTGCCTATACATAGTAACCACAACGAGCAACATGTTAATTATAAATTACCGAGTGACAATGACTTTTCACTTACCCATGTTAGACAACTGCTAAACATTTCGATTTTATAGATACTCCAGTTTTTCTCTTCTTTGTACTAAATTTCCAGTTGAGTATTTGTTTAACGATCATTTTATCTGTTGCTAATGCAGGTGCTCAAGAAACTTGACATCCTACGGAAAAATGATATTGAGCGCATACTGGCTGAGCGTAATATATTGATTACAGTGCGGAACCCTTTTGTGGTAATACCTCATTTTGATTAAGTTATCATCTAAATCAGCTTATagtgaaatgaaaattttgttatatttacCACATGCATTTTACTTTTAGTGTCTACAAGTATGTTATCGACTATAATTTATCCTTGGTAATCCCAAGTCCAAACATCAAGTTGAATTTCAGGGTAATAGAAATATTGTGACGAGAAAATGCAACATAACACAAGATTTTCGTGATTCAGCAGTAAAGATCTACATCCATAACACACAGCTCAAAAGgctaaaattttcttaatttctcttAGTTTCTCTTTATATATAGGTGCAAATGCATTTGGATAAACATGGTGGAAAATCTTCGCTAAACCTATATCACAattaagtaataataatatcCATTATAACCTTAATAATATGAGATCTGATTCTGCATATTATCTATGATTTATATTACTCCCCCTCAACTTCAACATGGAAATTTGAATTGAAGCTTGCATGatgttatataaaaaataagagaAAATGGAGAGCAGACAAGTAGGGATTTAAATTGAGTAGTAGCCCACGATCTCTATTGGGCTCACAAAGGGTAGATCAGATTGATAGTGTTGCAACcacgatatatatataatgataaagGAGAattacagtgaaaaatatcCCAGAGATAATCTCGGTACCCTAGCCAAAGCTAGTCCCTAGCACAAGCTAGTAAACACTCAAGCAAAGAAATGAAcagaataaaaaatttactcTGCTCCCTcgcatatttatttattcccATCGTTCTAAGGTTTATGACTCTTGGGTTGTTTGAATTTGGGTGGCACACTAATAACAGGTCCGTAACAGGTAGAATCTAAAATCATTGGCTGTTCTACATGCAGCAAGGACAGATAATAGGTCTGAAACAGGTAGAATCTAAAATCATTGTGAACAGCAACCTGGTggggttttttgttttttggaaGCCATAGATATTTAGACAATACAAACGAAAAACCTGTAGGTTGGGATTCCCACTTTGATACCAGAGTAGTAGAGATCTAGTGAGTAGAGAATGCAGCACAATATGAGTTTTACTCCGTTTGATCATAAAGTCTTATATCCATGTTAATATCTAGAGAATCCAGCCTCTGACTGATCTCTTAGATTAGATTACAACCATTACCTTTTGATAGTGGTGAAAATACAGTGGAGTGAATGTGGAAGGAAATCTTTTCTAAACTAAGAATCACTATTAAATCTTGTCAAAGATCTACCTGTAATTTTGATAATCACATATCTAGCATATATTATTTGACTCGTAACAATCCACTGACAGTTTTATCTTTTGTCTAGCAAGAAAGTGTGTGAACCTGTGAGAATTATGTTATTTGATGCTGCAGGTTCGATTTTTTTACTCATTTACAAGTACAGACCACCTCTATCTGGTCATGGAGTATCTCAATGGTGGAGATTTATACTCTTTGCTGAGGAAAGTTGGCTGTCTTGAAGAAGTGGTAGCTCGTACCTATATTGCGGAACTGGTACTGCTTTGCAGAtgttttatgacttttatctCAATTCTCGTGTGGATCCTAATGACAACTTGTGAACATACTTGTGGTATGTTTCAGGTTCTTGCTCTGGAATACCTTCATTCTCTTGGAATAGTGCATCGAGATCTGAAACCAGATAACATTTTAATTGCACATGATGGACACATCAAGGTATTGTTGACAATTGAGAGACTAAAATCATAGCACTTTTTTGGAACATCTGTTGATGTATGAGTACAACAGTATATGATATATTGGTTAGGACAATAGGACTTGGGAATATGCCTCACGGTTTAATCTCTCTCCTGCGGAAAACTTACTTTGTAACAATGAATTAAACTCTGTTGCGATAATCAACAGTTAGTTCATTCGTTGTTATTCCTACCTGAGTCATGAAGGACAATGGTAATGCAGTCACCTCCTTGTTTCCATGGACTACTGTACAATATCTGCTCCAAAGACTTCATCGATGCAGAGCCTAGAGAATGATGGTTGTGAAACAAagacataaaatttttatgacGACTTTGTGATTGTACGATTTTATGTGCCGATTATAAGTTATGACTCTTATAAACTCTTAACCTGGGCTCTCCTTAATTTTATCATTCTTATTCCTCATCTTGTGAAACAAagacataaaatttttatgacGACTTTGTGATTGTACGATTTTATGTGCCGATTATAAGTTATGACTCTTATAAACTCTTAACCTGGGCTCTCCTCAATTTTATCATTCTTATTCCTCATCTCATAGGACTAacatactaaaaatataatgaCAGACTCTCAATCGTGAAGATGTCAATAGAATGTGTGTTAAATGCCTACCTAttccattttatgtttttcatgATCATTTCCCTAAATCCCGAACCATTTGATCAGCTAACAGATTTCGGACTATCAAAAATTGGCCTCATGAATTGCACCACTGATTTATCTGGACCAGAGATCAAGACATTTGAAGGCCGAGAAATGCACGGTCGGCTCAATACTGAGTCAGAGGATAGTCATCAATCAGCTGTAGGCACCCCGGACTACTTGGCACCTGAAATTCTTCTAGGCACAGAACATGGTAAGGAAAATATATTCTTTTGTGCTGGCAGTCCTCTGTTTCTTTAGCACATCTTCAGCTTTTCGACACTAACATGCTGAGTGAAGGAAAATATGTGTTTGCTTGCTGATGTTACCTTTTGGATGCACCTGCAGGTTATGCCTCAGATTGGTGGTCTGTGGGGATTAtcctctttgaatttattactGGAATTCCACCTTTCACTGCTGATCATCCAGAGGTTTTGATGATTTGAATCTTAAATTTGTAAATTGCATTTACCTTTCCCAGTTGCTGCAGTCTATATGCTTTCCATTTTAGCAGTGGTCTATAGATGACCAAATAGTATAAACATGATTTGTCTTGTACTGCGTGAAAAAATTGAAGAGCTAGCAGTAGTTATTCTAGTTTCCATTTTTAATATCTTCCTTGAATATGTAAACACAGTCTGGTTGTATAACATCCGCTGTTATCCTGTGACATCAGGACCTCAATTTTAGGGTCCTCTATGTATCTTTTTAAATTGGACAAACGGAGCATTCAGCATCCAATCTATATCTAATAAGACCAATGACTACTCAAATCTAGTCTGGAAATTTATTACCTCCATAACGGATCAATTCCTATACTCGGACTCGTAATGGTCCAGTtcttttttattatgtattgcttctgaatttaatttttgttcGATTAATTTCCTCTCTGTGACAGCACTGTTTTGTTCATCTTTCGATGtatattgcttaattgttttcggTAAGAATGTTTATTTCGTTCTCCTTACATTTGGTCATTTTCATGCTTTGACAGATTATTTTTGACAACATTCTCAACAGAAAAATCCCCTGGCCATCTGTTCCAACAGATATGTCTTTTGAGGCCCAAGATCTGATTGACAGGTTTGTAAATATGATTAAAGATGAGCACCATTTACATGTATATTGAGATTTGGAGAGTTAGCCCTGTCATTCTAGTTTCTTAGCACTCCTATAATAGCAGCTTCTAGTTCAAATGCCGATGACCTGGACTGTGATCGTAGCAGGATTTTGAtccttgtttttattttaaaaagagaaaaaatgtATCAATATTCTGTGatagaataaaataataaacttaATGGAATTTGAtccttgtttttattttaaaaagagcAAAAATGTATCAATATTCTTTGatagaataaaataataaacttaATGGGTAACTTTAGATTAACTCCACAATACTTAGTGAATATGGGACCCCTTACTGAAGTTATTAATCACCTCCCTACTTTGCCACTTTGTCTCTGTGCACTTATTTTCCGTCTTTTTGTGTTCATTGCCGATTTTGTACACATATTTCTGACAGGCTTCTTCTTCATGATCCAAATCTACGTTTAGGAGCAAAAGGAGCATCAGAGGTATCATAAATTGAACCATAATAGTGTTTTCTGATCATCATAATATGCAAAATGATAAACACTTGCAATAATTTGGAAGATACGTTATTACACCGTCACCTTTGTTTCCCCATTTCCTCTCAGGTGAAAGCGCATCCCTTTTTCTCCGGAGTGAACTGGGATAATCTTGCTTTACAAAAGGTGAAACACCAGCTCACATATGTTGGATTGTGATCATGTTTTTGCACACTGCATTCATTTTATGTAATGCTGTCCATTTTACATCCAAAGTCCTGTTCTCAGCGGTCGTAGGAAGCCAAATCCTCGTAGAGCAATCCTGGTTTTCAAGATTtgcatttaaaattatatattcgatTGCAAAGTAGCTTTCTAGATTACAATGCTTGTTTACTCTTTGCATTTGAACGGAGCTCAGTTCAaaaatttttcttgcaaatGCTGTTTACTCCTCGAAGAAGAGCCATTGATGTTCCCCTTTAAGAATTTCAAATAGTTTCTCGATCAGTCTTCTTGTCATATGGGAAATTGGGTTGCTGTTTTTGTCaaaattagcattttttttatcattctgTGTACTTAATTATCCATTTATGTTCCTGTAGGCTGCTTTTGTACCACAACCTGACAGCATCGATGACACCAGTTATTTTGTCTCGCGATATAACTCAACTGGAATACATGATGAAATTTCTTTGGATTCAACCTCTGAAAGTTCTGAATTGCACTCAAATTCTGGACCCGAGGTAAATTATGTTACTCAATGCTcgaaattaaaattcatatccGCTGAAGAAAAATTAATCATCCATTGGCTTTAACTTGAAATCTTTTTATGTAAATTTCTGACTTCTTATTTTAGCATTCTTTTCCATCAAACTTTATGTGATCTCAATGAGTTTCTCGGTAACTCTTGACCTGTGGTTGAGAAAATGTTCAAATCTAGTTTCATGGGGAAATAACGTAACTTCAGGTGAAAAGATGATTGAACTGAAATTCAGATTGCATATCCAAGGGTTTAGTTAGAGTTTTACATTCTTTTGTTTGTATGCAAATCCATGACCAAAAAAGCACAATATCATTCAGAAATCATGGTGTTTATAGTTGTATCTTTCACGACTCTTCTTACACTACTACTTAGCAAACATGCAAGAGGTCATCCTCACAGAATATATTTGCAGTGGTGATCAtcatcttaaatattttttgtttcatttttgtaTCAGAACATGGACGAGTGTGGTGATCTAGCTGAGTTCAGCTCTCCAC includes these proteins:
- the LOC140975245 gene encoding probable serine/threonine protein kinase IRE4 produces the protein MAVQNRNGAAEYLPEVGIPTGLNRIKTRRIVSRERVSSGAEDSDQYSESPSAGASISRTFRKQRPKVVDKGLVKFFHPKEGFQKGRKIARWFTSSLFKDPDQTLGDFTRTKSTSACNMPDKEMIRRKFHKGQKNSSKKEFSLGNTETERVPKGLKSFSHELGPTGSIHSVNPRAHSFNDLKELLGSLHSRFDTAKQVVDIELGFFLREMHDILQKSDFVTLGEYKMAEELSGLAQQCVDMSSIDFRTKCEAIVQDLTEKRLKCEAEPLKVLFTRILFILTRCTRLLHFDTDDGSVHERSLDKVMECLERIPSVDKSWVANRGFEDSDAGNVLKLKGGAKHKLRGKAQTGVPSWVIDGSSELPLHEEEPHLGTNYIPVGKNTPPSNFQPDLLSVVNKFHGVDGGCQINREHENLLEDSNLVICRICEELVPSFHLEPHSYVCAYADKCVSKRLDVDDRLFKLAELLEHLLELRNSSNHETHVNPDILRLQAAKFPATSESNSPKCSEWRSKGMDGMLEDLHEMDTACIEDSHLANSVNLKSHLGKFVNQCGPPSSNGSMTSASSTNSPRASNFEFFWIDQNNLSEQDDLQQIIDLADIARCVAETDLSEEGSHEFLLDCMQDLQDILLHSKHKALLVDTFGSRIESLLREKYILACNLVDDANGVPHPESSRSLFDSTSQSSTTSTPSHRTHKERISIDDFDIIKPISRGAYGKVFLARKRTTGDLFAIKVLKKLDILRKNDIERILAERNILITVRNPFVVRFFYSFTSTDHLYLVMEYLNGGDLYSLLRKVGCLEEVVARTYIAELVLALEYLHSLGIVHRDLKPDNILIAHDGHIKLTDFGLSKIGLMNCTTDLSGPEIKTFEGREMHGRLNTESEDSHQSAVGTPDYLAPEILLGTEHGYASDWWSVGIILFEFITGIPPFTADHPEIIFDNILNRKIPWPSVPTDMSFEAQDLIDRLLLHDPNLRLGAKGASEVKAHPFFSGVNWDNLALQKAAFVPQPDSIDDTSYFVSRYNSTGIHDEISLDSTSESSELHSNSGPENMDECGDLAEFSSPLDLSLINFSFKNLSQLASINHDVLLQSGKDLSSPCKGS